The Dama dama isolate Ldn47 chromosome 25, ASM3311817v1, whole genome shotgun sequence genome window below encodes:
- the ENC1 gene encoding ectoderm-neural cortex protein 1, producing MSVSVHENRKSRASSGSINIYLFHKSSYADSVLTHLNLLRQQRLFTDVLLHAGNRTFPCHRAVLAACSRYFEAMFSGGLKESQDSEVNFDNSIHPEVLELLLDYAYSSRVIINEENAESLLEAGDMLEFQDIRDACAEFLEKNLHPTNCLGMLLLSDAHQCTKLYELSWRMCLSNFQTIRKNEDFLQLPQDMVVQLLSSEELETEDERLVYESAINWISYDLKKRYCYLPELLQTVRLALLPAIYLMENVAMEELITKQRKSKEIVEEAIRCKLKILQNDGVVTSLCARPRKTGHALFLLGGQTFMCDKLYLVDQKAKEIIPKADIPSPRKEFSACAIGCKVYITGGRGSENGVSKDVWVYDTLHEEWSKAAPMLVARFGHGSAELKHCLYVVGGHTAATGCLPASPSVSLKQVEHYDPTTNKWTMVAPLREGVSNAAVVSAKLKLFAFGGTSVSHDKLPKVQCYDQCENRWTVPATCPQPWRYTAAAVLGNQIFIMGGDTEFSACSAYKFNSETYQWTKVGDVTAKRMSCHAVASGNKLYVVGGYFGIQRCKTLDCYDPTLDAWNSITTVPYSLIPTAFVSTWKHLPS from the coding sequence ATGTCTGTCAGTGTGCACGAGAACCGCAAGTCCAGGGCCAGCAGTGGCTCCATCAACATCTACCTGTTCCACAAGTCGTCCTACGCGGACAGTGTCCTCACTCACCTGAACCTGTTACGCCAGCAGCGCCTCTTCACTGACGTCCTTCTCCACGCGGGCAACAGGACCTTCCCCTGTCACCGGGCCGTGCTGGCCGCATGCAGCCGCTACTTCGAAGCCATGTTCAGCGGGGGCCTGAAAGAGAGCCAGGACAGTGAGGTCAACTTCGACAATTCCATCCACCCGGAAGTCTTGGAGCTGCTCCTCGACTATGCCTACTCCTCCCGGGTCATCATCAATGAAGAAAATGCAGAATCGCTCCTGGAAGCCGGCGACATGCTGGAGTTTCAGGACATCAGGGATGCGTGCGCCGAGTTCCTGGAAAAGAACCTGCACCCCACCAACTGCCTGGGCATGCTTCTGCTGTCCGACGCGCACCAGTGCACCAAACTCTACGAGCTCTCCTGGCGGATGTGTCTCAGCAACTTCCAGACCATCAGGAAGAACGAAGACTTCCTGCAGCTGCCCCAGGACATGGTAGTGCAGCTCTTGTCCAGTGAAGAGCTGGAGACCGAAGACGAAAGGCTTGTGTACGAGTCTGCAATTAACTGGATCAGCTACGACCTGAAGAAGCGCTACTGCTACCTCCCAGAGCTGTTGCAGACGGTGCGGCTGGCGCTGCTGCCGGCCATCTATCTCATGGAGAACGTGGCCATGGAGGAACTCATCACCAAGCAGAGGAAGAGCAAGGAGATCGTGGAAGAGGCCATCAGGTGCAAACTGAAAATCCTGCAGAATGACGGCGTGGTGACCAGCCTCTGTGCCCGGCCCCGGAAAACTGGCCATGCCCTCTTCCTCTTGGGAGGACAGACTTTTATGTGTGACAAACTGTATCTGGTCGACCAGAAGGCCAAAGAGATCATTCCCAAGGCTGACATCCCAAGCCCGAGAAAAGAATTCAGTGCGTGTGCAATTGGCTGCAAAGTATACATTACTGGGGGGCGAGGGTCTGAGAATGGAGTCTCGAAAGACGTCTGGGTGTATGATACCCTGCATGAAGAGTGGTCCAAGGCGGCCCCCATGCTGGTGGCCAGGTTCGGCCACGGCTCTGCTGAACTCAAGCACTGCCTGTATGTGGTCGGGGGGCACACTGCTGCCACTGGCTGCCTCCCAGCCTCCCCCTCAGTCTCTCTGAAGCAAGTGGAACATTATGACCCCACAACCAACAAATGGACCATGGTGGCTCCCCTCCGAGAAGGGGTCAGCAACGCCGCAGTGGTGAGTGCCAAGCTCAAGCTGTTTGCTTTTGGGGGTACCAGCGTCAGTCATGACAAGCTCCCCAAAGTTCAGTGTTATGATCAGTGTGAGAACAGGTGGACGGTCCCGGCCACCTGTCCCCAGCCCTGGCGTTACACGGCGGCAGCTGTGTTGGGTAACCAGATTTTTATTATGGGGGGAgacaccgagttctccgcctgcTCTGCGTATAAATTCAACAGCGAGACTTACCAGTGGACCAAGGTGGGAGATGTGACGGCAAAGCGCATGAGCTGCCATGCCGTGGCCTCCGGAAACAAACTCTACGTGGTTGGAGGGTACTTTGGCATTCAGCGATGCAAAACCCTGGACTGCTACGACCCAACGTTGGATGCGTGGAACAGCATCACCACAGTCCCGTATTCACTGATCCCTACTGCATTTGTCAGCACCTGGAAACATCTGCCTTCTTAA